Proteins from a genomic interval of Lycium ferocissimum isolate CSIRO_LF1 chromosome 2, AGI_CSIRO_Lferr_CH_V1, whole genome shotgun sequence:
- the LOC132047562 gene encoding uncharacterized protein LOC132047562, which produces MLLARKGHNKKRNVANKCQEVPLDVVPNEGLTSQEPSTTEASEDDVEVLSEDGSLGKEWVIKVNVGMDAIDIFGQRLGKVEGTVSVLEGHTLEEIESIRSDLEGRMQAEIEVKQTITALECKLMEALSTIDAMKAKIVALEEQVNVGVTEAANDVVMMREAKIEAPKPPVFKVVRDVQEVENFLWHLENYFKHGKVRDDETKINTVVLYLTETAMLWWRRKVAEHRRMSMHNQHVGSLQE; this is translated from the coding sequence ATGCTGCTGGCAAGAAAAGGCCATAACAAAAAGAGGAATGTCGCCAACAAGTGCCAGGAGGTGCCGCTAGATGTTGTGCCAAATGAAGGGCTTACATCCCAAGAACCATCTACCACTGAGGCGAGCGAGGATGACGTAGAGGTCCTGTCCGAGGATGGCTCGCTCGGTAAAGAGTGGGTTATAAAGGTTAACGTGGGGATGGACGCCATTGACATATTTGGCCAACGTTTGGGCAAGGTGGAGGGCACTGTTAGCGTTCTTGAGGGGCATActcttgaagaaattgaaagcATCCGAAGTGACTTGGAGGGGCGTATGCAGGCTGAGATTGAGGTAAAGCAAACCATTACTGCCTTAGAGTGCAAACTCATGGAGGCGTTGAGTACTATCGATGCCATGAAGGCAAAGATAGTGGCACTCGAAGAGCAGGTCAACGTTGGTGTGACCGAGGCAGCCAACGATGTTGTCATGATGAGGGAGGCTAAGATCGAGGCTCCTAAGCCACCAGTGTTCAAAGTGGTTCGTGATGTACAAGAGGTGGAGAACTTTCTTTGGCACTTGGAGAACTATTTCAAGCATGGAAAAGTAAGGGACGATGAGACCAAGATCAATACCGTTGTGTTGTACCTAACAGAGACTGCCATGCTATGGTGGAGAAGAAAGGTCGCCGAGCATCGACGGATGTCTATGCACAATCAACACGTGGGATCGCTTCAAGAATGA